The following nucleotide sequence is from Salvia splendens isolate huo1 chromosome 2, SspV2, whole genome shotgun sequence.
ttccattgccaatgcatgcaatcgacgctgccaagcatcccggggaattcgtgcacttcttcgtgaaggtggcttccggagaaattcgtcggtgaaggctgcccggacgcctttgcagaagttcatcaagtacattctcccagtgctttctccaatgtggaggtattcgtcgaacaaatccgccgtttgtccagtagcaagctgacggattgctgcagtacatttctgcagtgTCGTGTGGCTGAGACTgccaacggcgtcgaacccttcttggaaaaACTCTTCCCGGgttgccaatgtatttgcgatgtgcagaaatagcggtttccgcatgcggaaacggcgccggaagtaggtctctccccataccgggttatcacagaagtagtcgcgtactaaccttgcgatggcttcctcccggttaggATGGATGTAAGCCCGGGATCGTCGttggggtggcgcggcttcctccgcctccctacatcgatcttcttcaagcgattcttccattattcgacgcatttgctcaaatagATCCATGAATCGATTAAATTTggtagaagaataaaagagatgatttgagatgaaaattggagaggaaagagagatgatatgagaagaatagatgtgtgtttgtgtgtgtgaaagatgagtatttatagaataaaaaaagaaaaaataaataatttttttaaaatgaccgttgaacggtcatattaccgttttttaatttttaaatttttttattaaattcgaattaaaaaaattgatttatttagtcagcgtgacgaagcccactcgcgggccggcgagtgggcgtcaacACTTcgcgcgggcgcgtggcgagctggcgcACCAGCCGTCTCGGTgagacgggcgtctcggcgagatAAGGACGAGACGGGATgttgcaacgcgtctcgcgtctgtctcgtctcggagggacgagataagagacacccgcgggacgcgttgcgaGTGCTCTAATACTCATTTGAAGCGTATTTACGCAAGAAGACGACTTCTGTGCAACTAGTTCCTTTTTTCTAAGGGCCTTCGCAATGCTGCGGATGTCCCTCCGCCCTTCCCAACGGACTTTCCAAAAAtccctcctgccacgtcataaggacatcccactgcacaatggcggacatccctaagtacttcccgcaataaaaaaaattcacaaattcacaaatatgcaatttacggaattaaaatttcgacacgaatacggggaAAATGcaacaacttcattaaaaacaaaaaaaaacatacataatcatcttttaaaaaatacataattttgaaattattttgagGGACAAAGAGATGATTAATTTAAATGACGTTTTCATGATGCTGCTAATTGTTGGATTAAGCACTCAATATAGCAATGAAATTGAAATTACCATTGAGTTAACTTGTAATTAGGAAATAAACCCATCTCACCAAACCCATCTTTACCGACAAAtcattgaaaatttgaattctAGTCAAGTTCTAACTATCAAAtagcaataaaaaaatattgtcatGAAAATGAAATTACCATTGAGTTAACTTGCAATTAGGAAATAAACCCATCTCACCAAACTCCATGTTTGACAAAAATGAAATTACCATTGAGTTAACTTGCTCAATTTTGCTTGCCCGTGGCATAAAGCAGGATCTACAAAAATGTATGAATGAGTAACAAAAATTATGCTAATCACGAGTCATCAACATAACTAAATCACCTCAAttataaagaaaaatcacattaaCCAACAATAGAATTAGATTCAGAAGctatattttcatcaaaaaatgCATACGACGGATATCTATTTACGATGAATAAATGACCAAAAATCTCTGATCAATCGCAATCAACCTAATGTGAAGTAAGGCATCAATGTGAATCAACTTcaacatataaaaaaaatagcagTGAATTTCGTAatttcaaaaacaaaataaaaataggaaaGAGTAAAAGGAAAATTGGGCGGGGGTAGGTGTGGGATTTGACCAAACCAACTTGACTCGCAATATATAAACCCCATTTCCCAATCCATTTTCCTCAGCTTGGACGTTCCCTTCTGACGGAGAACTACAAGCTTTAAAATAAACTCCAATATACAGTGTTATTCCCAATCCATCTCTCTAACAATGCGGTCCCTTAATTCCCCCGCCGCCGTGGACCTCAAATCCCTTATCCGTACAGCGGTGCCGCCTGGCACAAcccgggtcgggtcgggtcacCGGTCCATTATCCAGTGCAACGTCAATTCCAGCACTAATAATCAGGCGACCGGCATTAGCTTCGGGCCGGGCCGGGCCCGATACGAGTGGCAGAGCGCGTGCGCAATCCTGGCCAGCAAAGTGGAATCGCAGCAGCAGGACACTCAGAAGAGCGGCGCCGACGTCGTCAACGGCCACGCCACGCTCGACCTCGTCCCCGTCAAGGACCAATCCACCTCGCCGGCCACGGTGCCCTTGAAAAAGCCGCTTAGCATCGCCGATTTCTCGCCGGCGCCGCTGCACGGCGCGCAGCTCCGAGTCGCCTACCAAGGCGTCCCCGGCGCGTACAGCGAGGCTGCCGCCGGGAAAGCCTACCCTAACTGCGAGGCGATTCCCTGTGACCAATTCGAGGTGGCTTTCCAAGCTGTGGAGCTCTGGCTCGCCGACCGCGCCGTCCTCCCGGTGGAGAACTCCCTCGGCGGCTCGATCCACCGGAATTATGACCTCCTCCTCCGCCACCGCCTCCACATCGTCGGCGAGGTGCAGCTCCCCGTCCACCACTGCCTCCTCGCCCTCCCCGGCGTCAGGAAGGAGTATCTCACGCGCGTGATTAGCCATCCCCAGGCGCTCTCCCAATGCGAGCACACGCTCACCAAATTGGGGCTGAATGTAGTCCGCGAGGCGGTCGACGATACCGCCGGCGCCGCGGAGTACATCGCCACGAACAACCTCCGCGACACGGCGGCGATCGCGTCGGCGCGCGCGGCGGAGCTGTACGGGATGCAGATCCTCGCCGACGGGATCCAGGACGACAGCGGCAACGTCACCAGATTCGTGATGCTGGCGCGCGAGCCGATCATTCCGCGGACAGATCGGCCGTTCAAAACGAGCATCGTGTTCGCGCACGAGAAGGGGACCAGCGTGCTTTTCAAGGTGCTCTCCGCCTTCGCCTTCCGCAACATCAGCCTCACGAAGATCGAGTCGCGGCCGCACCGCCACCGCCCGATCCGCCTCGTCGACGACGCCAATGTCGGCACCGCCAAGCACTTCGAGTACATGTTCTACATCGATTTCGATGCCTCCATGGCCGACGTCAGGGCGCAGAATGCCCTCGCCGAGGTACAGGAGTTCACCTCCTTCCTCAGAGTGCTCGGCAGCTACCCTATGGATATGACGCCGTGGTCGCCGTCGTCGTCCGCCGCCGATGATTAGGACATTCCGGATTTACCCTTTGTGCATttgttttcgtttttttatttCTGTCATTGTTGATTGGAACTCTTACTTTTACAAAATTACGGAAATGCCCCTGAAGAAGGACCCAAATTGTTAGATACGTATAAGTCATAACGACCATTCAAATTGCATTGGGTAGGTAAAGATTGTATATTTTGGTTGGCCTGCTGGTTAAATATGTAACTTCGGCCCCTTGAAGTTGTGGGACCTTActtgtattattaatttaattaaattagtttgtGTAATCTACCTACCTCGTTCTTTTTCGTGTTGAATGGTAGGTCACAAAATTCTTGTAATTTACTAACTCCGTCCCGGATGgtaaaatgtaaagaaaaatatatcGAATAAATTTGTGGACTATGagtctcatttatatatattaattttataataaaaagtgaACTATCTCTAAATTCCCTGACGTTTCCAGTTGTGACACTGCAggcccctaacaaaaaaaatatcggcAGATAACTctaaccttaaacataatcacatatcgtatatttgtagccattttcGGACAAAAATGCCCAAATGCCTTCAGGGGCATTTTAGTCAACTTACCTTTAACCTAGGGACCTACACTGCAGACCTCAACTGGCGTTGCAGCCCTACCCTCTGTAATCGCACAGTTCATAACTCATTTCATTTCTCACACTTCAACTTTCCCGACGACATATACAAATTGTAAGTCACAAATTCTCACATTTTCATTTCCCCATTTTCATTCCTACACTCGCAATTTAGGGTTCATTCATCCCTATCGCTGAGTTTCACATCGCAATTTAGGTAAGTTCTTCCACTGTGACTGGTAAAATGTAGGATGGTTTTTGTGAGTTCCTGCGGCTGATTTTAGTTGTGTTCAATTTAGAGTGTTTTCATCCCTATCGCTGAGTTTCACATCGCAATTTAGGTAATTTAGGATGTTTTTTTATAACCGGTTAACTGTAGGATGCTTTTTGTGAGTTCATGCggttgattttggttgtgttCAGTTCTTGGGGATTCGTTTGACAAATAATAGCTTATGAGTTATGAAAACATTTAtggttttaattttcaattcagGTCTCtgttgcaatgtcttcttctaGTTCTCAATCTTTCAGGTCAAGTTTCAATTGGGATTGGCCTCGTCCACAGATTGTGAACAGTAGGCATGATCTTGAGGCTGAGCTAGTAATATCTAGGACGACTGCTAATCCTGGTCGACGTTACTATCATTGTCCAATATGGAAGGAAGATGATTGCAGATTCTTTCGTTGGTTTGATGCGGGTCTATCGCCAAGCCAAGACACTTACTTTCAAAGAATCAAAGCTCGAACGAGACATGCTTGAAGAACAACTCCGCTGCAAGAATACTGAGGTGTGTGTTCTTGAAGATAAATTGCGCTTGAAAAGTAACGAATGTGGAGAGCTAAAGTTAAAACTGAGCATGAAGACCGAGAAGTGTGTACGTCTTAATGTAGAAAATGTTAAAACCACCAAAATGTGTCGAAATATGATTGTAATATTGTTGTTATGTGTTGTAATTATTTTCCTAATGTAATGGTAACACTTTTCTTCTCCAATCAATAAGAGAA
It contains:
- the LOC121788700 gene encoding arogenate dehydratase 1-like, which translates into the protein MRSLNSPAAVDLKSLIRTAVPPGTTRVGSGHRSIIQCNVNSSTNNQATGISFGPGRARYEWQSACAILASKVESQQQDTQKSGADVVNGHATLDLVPVKDQSTSPATVPLKKPLSIADFSPAPLHGAQLRVAYQGVPGAYSEAAAGKAYPNCEAIPCDQFEVAFQAVELWLADRAVLPVENSLGGSIHRNYDLLLRHRLHIVGEVQLPVHHCLLALPGVRKEYLTRVISHPQALSQCEHTLTKLGLNVVREAVDDTAGAAEYIATNNLRDTAAIASARAAELYGMQILADGIQDDSGNVTRFVMLAREPIIPRTDRPFKTSIVFAHEKGTSVLFKVLSAFAFRNISLTKIESRPHRHRPIRLVDDANVGTAKHFEYMFYIDFDASMADVRAQNALAEVQEFTSFLRVLGSYPMDMTPWSPSSSAADD